Proteins encoded in a region of the Isosphaeraceae bacterium EP7 genome:
- a CDS encoding SGNH/GDSL hydrolase family protein, with the protein MHLPTPRIALIPLLLSLAVTSAPAESRADLVYLAIGDSITFGLDTSNSSTLVPSNADQGFVKPFADFLASQNGGVRPEVLNLGVSGELSTSFFSGVAPAGWTKRDPGLNQNYPDATTPQNSLLIQSITAIHAAGNTIGTVSFLIGGNDIFALSERLDFLTATPAEQQAMVIATLNTIQNNYLTVLTELKTLAPEARLLLPGYYNPFPSFSAESAFFAPILAGFNQYIQADAAYFGATYIDLATPFIGHELAWTNIASGDIHPNAAGYAAINAAFVGAVVPEPASLVSMGAGLLGLLGYARFRKAA; encoded by the coding sequence ATGCACCTGCCGACACCCCGCATCGCCCTGATTCCCCTGCTCCTGTCGCTCGCCGTCACATCGGCACCCGCCGAGAGCCGGGCCGATTTGGTCTATCTCGCGATTGGCGACTCGATCACGTTCGGCCTCGACACTTCGAACTCGTCGACGCTCGTCCCGTCGAATGCCGACCAGGGATTCGTCAAGCCGTTCGCCGACTTCCTCGCCTCTCAGAATGGCGGCGTCCGGCCCGAGGTGCTGAACCTGGGCGTCTCGGGCGAGCTGTCAACCTCGTTCTTCAGCGGGGTGGCGCCGGCCGGCTGGACGAAGCGTGATCCGGGCCTCAACCAGAACTATCCCGACGCGACCACGCCCCAGAACTCGCTGTTGATCCAGTCAATCACCGCGATCCACGCGGCGGGCAACACGATCGGCACCGTCAGCTTCCTGATCGGCGGCAACGACATCTTCGCCTTGAGCGAGCGGCTCGACTTCCTGACCGCCACGCCCGCCGAGCAGCAGGCGATGGTCATCGCCACGCTCAACACGATCCAGAACAACTATCTGACGGTGCTGACAGAGCTGAAAACCCTGGCCCCCGAGGCCCGGCTGCTGCTGCCCGGCTACTACAACCCGTTCCCCTCGTTCTCCGCCGAGAGCGCCTTCTTCGCCCCGATCCTCGCCGGCTTCAACCAGTACATCCAGGCCGACGCGGCCTATTTCGGGGCGACCTACATCGACCTGGCCACCCCGTTCATCGGGCATGAGCTGGCGTGGACCAACATCGCCTCGGGCGACATCCACCCGAACGCGGCGGGCTACGCCGCCATCAACGCTGCGTTCGTCGGCGCCGTCGTCCCCGAGCCCGCCAGCCTGGTGTCGATGGGCGCCGGCCTGCTCGGACTGCTGGGCTACGCCCGGTTCCGCAAGGCCGCCTGA